The window ACCTTAAATCAGAAGGATATCCCCTTCCTGGTTTAAAATTTCTTGGTATCATCCCAAGGAAAAATATTCAGGATAAAATCCTGTATGTAACATATTCTCCAATTTACTAGGTCCTTTATGATCTGGCCTCTCCTAGCCTCATACCAATATTACACACTCTCCTATAACTCTTTATACTTTTGTCACTTTGGCCTTCTTTCCTGTATCAGTGACAgtgtgtttgaaaatattttgacaacATGGTAATGATAGATACAAAATTTTCTTCTTAGACCAAATATGTATCGTAATTAAAAACCATACATATGAAGTATTAATGATTCAACTAATGTACATTTGTATATTGTCAGAACTACAGTTAGGATTATTCAGGCTTAAGAGTTGCAAAGGAGAAGATATTAAATGattcttggtatttttttgttGGGAGTGAGTATGAAAGTACTGAAGGGCTCCTTGAGCATATGCAAGGTAGCattccagaaaaaaacacaacCGCACCCACACAAAACGAGCTCATAATTTCATGGTTCTGGGACCATGCTGATCCCACTTCATGCAGTCAGGTTCATGTCTTGagtctgtgagtgtgtgttgaGGGTAGGAGCGATGGTTAATGGGAGCAGTTTCTGAAACCTGGGAcaagaaacagaaaccaaattGCATTCCAGCTTTGCAACTTTTAACTTCTGTGTCTCAGTCTTTGTTTTTAAGTGGGGTCACTAGTTTGGGTTTGGGTTTGAGGTTGCATGCACGAATGCATATATTGTTCTTAGCACAGTACTTGGTGAGGGCAGTTGCTCAGCAGATGTGAGCCAGCAGCTGTAGCAGCAGCGTCACTGCCTGTGGAGGTGGTGGGGGTAGAATATTAGCAGAAGTAGGTAATGATGttgaaagggaagaagggaaatggGGTGTTGGGGGTTGTTCCTTAAAAGGAAGCATATTGAAGTATGAAGGCGCTTTTTGATCTTAaagtggattttttgtttgttttcagatgatGATGTACCTATTCTCTTATTTGAATCTAATGGTTCATTAACATATAGTCCTACAATTAAAATTAATAGTAGTCACCACAGCACAATGGAGAAGAGATTACAAGAGatgaaggagaaaagggaaaatctTTCCCCCACCTGTAAGTAATTAcagtttgtaaaatgaaaattatgcaAATAGGTGATTAAATTATggtagaaagctttttttttttttaatttgcctaGATATTTTAATGTTTCCTGATAGTAACAAATTTTGACCTATTTCATGGCTGGCTTTGTTTTCCAGAAAATGTTATGCATCATTAAGATTTTTGAAGTGTGTGTTGGGTGTATAGTATTCTTCAAGTTTAAAATCCTGTTTGTTGTAGCTCCTTTGTAATTTCTATTAGCtttggaattttttctttctttttaaaaaaaaaaatgaattttttttttttttttttttttttttttgagatggagttttgcatttgtcacccaggctggagtgcagtggtgcaatctgggctcactgcaacctcctgagtttaagtgattctactgcctcagccctctgagtagctgggattacaggtgccggccaccactcctggctaattttttttgttttttcgtatttttagtagagatggggtttcaccatgttggtcaggctggtcttaaactcataacctcaggtgatccacccgcctcggcctcccaaatggctgggattacaggcatgagccaccatgcccagccatgaatCGTGTCTTTTGAAGGAATTTGCTTTAGATTAAATGTATCTAATGAATCAGTTTgtttctcattatttcttttgtctttaaaattttttaattactgaaGTATAATTCAgcacattttaataaaacatttaacaaagtAGCTAATAGTAAAAGTTCATCTTGATACTCACCTAATTATACTCTTCTACCTGGGGATAACCTGTATTTTAAGTTGATGTGTTTTTCCAGATCCGTTTCAGTGTATCAGATATCTGTGTATACATGAAAAAGATACGGGTTTGTTTTCTGTGTGGAGGTgtaatttctgtttctgtgtaaATTATCTAATTACCTAAATTAGATAATGACATATGTATTATTACGCACTTTGTTTTCTTACTTAAGAGTATCCTGGAGGTTTTTTTGCAGCTTAGTTGTTAtagacctgttttttttttaaagatgttctaAGTAGTCTGCAGCTTTGATATTGACTCATCTATTGGTGGatattttttcccactttttctttattagaaatCGTGCtgcagtttttattcttttattaaccATGTAGTTtggttgttcttatttttttattaagccattttcctttctctggacATAAGTCTTTCCAGCTTCCCACCCCGACTTTTTACTGTTATAACCCCTGCATGCGCCTACGTGAATCCTTATATTTCTGAGTACTTCATGTATTTCAATAATATTCATACATacagaatttgattttttaaagatatagagagtctcactgtcttgcccaggcaggacttgcactcctgagctcaagtacttctgcctcaccctctcaagtagctaggaatacaggtgtgtgccactacccCTGGCTTATTGATAGATATagtcaaattatccttcaaaagatTTGGGCCATTTTATTGTCATCAGTTGTTTATAAGAATGCCCGTTTCTCCATACTCGGAAAACTGAATGGCATTAGCCTGTAGCCTTTTTCAGTCGGAAGCTTGAAAAACTGGATCTGTTCTCTAAGTTACTTTTGATTAGGAGCAAGTTTCAGTGCCTTTTCATATTATTGACAATGACTTACCGAATGCAGCTTGTAATGTTATCAACTATTGCCTCTCTTAATTTTACATCCTTTGTCCATCTGTATCAGTTAAGGTTAGTTTCGGCTGCAtataacaaagaaaggaaaaaaccttTCCTTAAAGGTTTTTTGGACTTAAAATCGATAGAATTGCCTTTCTCTGTCTTGCCTAGTTCAGAAGTAGGCAGTCAGGGCTGGGATGCCATTCCATGGTGTCTTTAAGAAACCAGGTTTCCATCTTTCTGTTAGGCCTGCCTGGCTTTTCTTCCAAAATGTGTGTGCCTCCCAGCTAAGCCATCTCCCTTTGACAGCCTTACCAGACATCTATCCAATCCTCCTGTCTAATTCCGTTGGCTGGAATGTGGTCATATGCCCACCCCTTTTTCAGGCAACACTGAAATGTAGTCTTGACTGGGATGCATTGCTATACTGATAAAATCAAAGTTCTGTTGTTAAGAAGAAGTGAGAATGGACATTGAGGAAGATAACTGTGTCCCAGGTAGACGTCCAAATTGTTTCAATGTGCAATTATGCGTATAATTTGCCTTAAACTTTACTTTTTCTAATACTTTACAGTGTTAATTCTGCTACTTCACTGCATCCAGCACAGTTTAAAACTTAACTGAAAATTTTATGTGTGCTTCCCTTCTTTATCTTGGTTTATTCTCTTTTTGATTGACGTTTTCTCAGAAAAGTATCATTTTGAGTCTCTAAAAAATATCTTTGGATATGAGATCcaaacatttcttttgtttcttgactATTGTATGAACAGCCTTTGAAGATAATACTTAGGACCTTATTTGTTAAGTCATTGACATCCTAAGTGTTTTCTATGAAACCTCTAGGATTTCTCAACCCAGCACAGCTGACAGTTGGGTCTGGGTAATTCTTTGCTGGGGGCACTGCCCTGTGTGTGGCAGGAAGCTCAGCAGCATCCCTGCCTCTCCACACTAACACTAGCAACGTACCCACTGCTCTCCCTCACTGGCAACATCCACAAATGTGTCCAGACATTACCAGCTATCTGCTGGGACCCCACGTCACTCTGGTTGAGAAGCAGTGCTCTAGTTTTAGAGGTAACTATGGTGAGCATCCTTGAAGAAAAAGCCATGATTATCAAACAAGAAGACTAAAATAGACTGGAAGTGTTCACTTAACTCTGTTGAGCTTCTGATTAGATTTAGTCAAGCTGACTTTAAGATCCCTTCTAACTTTGTGATTATAGGATTTAACAGAATCACCTATGATTAATAGGAGGATTTCCTGCTGGCTTCATCTGCTAAAAAATACTGAAACTTTATCTAATGCAGTGTCTTGGTCCTGTTTTTAGCTTCCCAAATGATTCAACAGTCTCATGATAATCCAAGTAACTCTCTGTGTGAAGCACCTTTGAACATTTCACATGATACTTTGTGTTcaggtaaattttttattttcctttctgtgatATATTTAAGTTCTGATTTAGAATTTCATGTAGCAACGTCTAATGAGTAAAATAATTAGTTAAAACTAGAACTTCTAAATATCCCCCTGAAATTAggtattataataaaattaaggcatgaGTTAAACTTCCTTTTTGGTTCCTATAGGTTTTTTTCCCTAGGCATTTGCTTTCTTACTACAGAATCcattgctcatttaaaaaaattattgtggtCGTATATGAACTAATCTGTATGCAGTTTACATAGAACTGAGGTCAGAGCTAAGGAAATGTTGTTTCACACAATGTCTAATTAACACAAGGAACATGTTATTGAATGAGGTCAGTGAAGTATGTAAAGATCGTCAATTGAGGAGCTAAATAGAGGATTTCTAATTACAAGCAGAAAGAACATTGGTAAGAATTAATGCAATTAGTTACATGTtatgcacatacatattttttaatgtgggAGCCCTTGTGTCACTTAGGATGATAATTGTTCATGGTCATTTCTTCTTCGTACCGATTTCTTACAGTTTTCTCACCTAGCCCCCAGTAGGGCCCAAATAAGTAGCAGCGACCCCTAGAAGTACTGTGTTCGAAAGTGCTTGAGATGTTATGGAATATTTATTATGAAAGCCACAGCAGTGACAAAGCACAAGACGGCATCAAGATATTAAAAGTTTAAACCAAAGCCTCTTTTCAGTGCAGGGTTAATCCTTGTACTCTCACCTCTGTGTGCTGGAATTATTTACCCATTTCTCTTAAACagtttccatctttttattttatacttgacACATTTATTTCCTAGAAGTTGGAAACAagtgataataatagctaacattgatttcatttttgttgtgtTGTAGGCACTCCTCTAAGTGTCTTACTCACTGTTATCTGAGTTATTCTCCCATTAGCCTTAAGAGGTAGGTTCCATCACCATCCCATTTTGCCAGTGAAAAATCAGGACACAGAGGTCAAACAGCTTGTGCAAGGTCATGTGGTTTGTGAATGGCAAGCCCAAGCTTCTAACTTAGGCAGTCTGACATCACAGTTTACAGTCTTAGTGACATGTCACATTGCTTATCGGGTTTTGAAAAGTATGATAAAACATAAAGCAATTTTAGATGCTGAATAAGATATATTCAGCATCTAAAATTAAAAGTGACCTTATTTCCAACTACTGCCTTGAAGACACGCATGATGCCTCCTCCCCACTGggcttccctcccctcccagggCACAGTCGGAAGGGAAGCTTTGGTGGTTACCtatgttcttccttttcaaagcAGAACTTTAGTGATTTCAGTCAGAGACTTATAACACTTATGTTACCTCCAGATTTGCGTGATTTCTACAAAACACAGGCCCTTCACCAGCAAGTGCTAAGCCCCTACTAGGGGAGCCAGCACAGGACTAGAGACTTCTTTATATTCATTCCAAAATGAATAGACCTTTAGTAGCTGATAGCATAGTGATGGGCAGACACCCACGTAACCACGGGGCAGTAAGATGCATGATGCTGTGTAGCAGAGGGGGCAAGGCCAGGGAGACCTGGCAAGGGCAGTGGGAGGGTCCCAGGGATGTTGACAACCCAGgtgggttttgaaggatgaattGTATTTACCTAGAATAAAGTGTGGAGGAAAGGGCAAGGCCCAGAGGGTACAGAGGAGTACAGAATTTTCAGGAGGTAGCAGCAGCTTAGCATTACTCTCAGGAAATGAGTAAGCTATATAAGAGTTGAAACATTAAGACCTACCAAATGGCTCACTTTTGAATATAAGTGTCATACGAGGACTTCACTGGAAGACAGGGAAGGTAAAGGTGAGTTATGTTCATTGAGGGAATGTTTCACACAAGACTAGAACTTTCCCTAGACCTTACAGCAGTCGTTCTTAGGTTTTAGAATTATTGATCTCCTGGAAAATTTAGCGACAAACTATGGAAGCTCTTCTGGGAAAATGTGCACATGCATATGGAAATTTGCCTAAAATTTTTAGAAGTTTGTTACCCCTCTTCTCTATCCCCACCACTGTCCTATACACTCATCAAAGCCCAGGTTTTCTAGTTAAAAATACTGGCCTAAAACGTACTCTTAAATGGAAATGAGAAGAACCCGAATGTGGTTAATAGTCTTCTTAACTAATAGCTGTACTTTAAAAGTAATGTTTTATTGGTCAACTGAAAATTGAATTTAGAATAATTTAAACCACTTTTAAAAGTTAGCTCTCCGTTAATGTTTTTCAGATGAATCCATTGCTGGTGGCTTACACTCGTCTTTTGATGATCTTTGTGGAAACTCAGGATGTGGAAATCAGGAAAGGAAGTTGGGAGGATCCATTAATGACACTAAAAGTGATATGTGTATTTCTTCACTTGTATTGAAAACAAATAATACTCATTTATCGCCATCTTTCGCTCACCTTGGTAAATCAAGTCCTCAGAAATTTCTGAGTAATctttcaaaggaagaaataaacttgCAAAGAAATATTGTGGGTAAAATAGTCACCCCTGACCAAAAGCAGGCTGCAGGTATGTCTCAGGAGACGTTTGAAGAGAAGTATCGTTTGTCTCCTACGTTGTCTTCAACAAAAGGCCACCTTTTGATACATTCAAGACCCAGGAGTTCCTcagtaaagagaaaaagagtagCATATGGCTTCTGTTCACCTCCGAAGGAAAAATGCAAGAGAAAGAGGAGCATCAGGAGATCTATCATGCCGAGGCTGCAGCTGTGTAGGTCAGAAGGCAGCCTGCAGCGCATGGCGGGACCTGCACTCGAGGCTCTTAGCTGTGGGGAGTCTTCATATGATGACTATTTTTCACCTGATAATCTTAAGGAAAGGAATTCAGAGAATCTTCCTCCCGAATCTCAGCTGCCATCAAACCCTGCTCAGTTCAGCTGCAGAAGTCTTTCTAAGAAGGAGAGAACAAGCATATTTGAAATGTCTGATTTTTCCTGCGTTGGTAAAAAAACCAGAACAGTTGACATTACCAGTTTCACAGCAAAAACCATCTGCAGTCCTCAGAAAACTGCAAGTGGAGAAGGCCGTGCAACTTTGAGTTGCGTGACTTCTGAGGAATCCTCTGCCCCTGAAGAAACCTTAAGGTATTGTAGACAGGCTGGGCCTCAGCAGAAAGAAGACGCATGGCCAGAGGGCAATGGCTTTTCTTACACCATTGAGGACCCCGCTCTTCCAAAAGGACATGATGGTGATTTAACTCCTTTGGAAGGAATCCTTGAAGAAGTGAAAGAAGCGGTTGGTCTGAAAAGCACACAGGACAAAGGTACCACTTCCAAAATATCAAACTCCTCTGAAGGCGAAGCCCCAAGTGAACATGAGCCACGTTCTGTAGTTGATTGTAACGTGGAGAGGTctgcagaagaaaaggaaaacttacCTGGAGGATACAGTGGAAGTATGTGAATCTCCTTTTCCAAGTCATCTTTGCTAAATAAACATGTAACAGTGcatccatattttaaatttatcacaACTTTTTCATAACTTAAATTATTTCCCCAGTTTTTACTTAAAGAATATGCATTTGATCATTCCAATGATAAAGTCTTTAGGAATAGATAGATGACTTGCTGTCCTGTGGAACTTCTAAACTTATTGATCAAGTCTGTTAGGAATCTATTTCTCCAAGACTTTTCCTTCTTATAGGTCAAAAGGATAAGTAGTCTGTAGTATGAATAACTGAGGGGAGTGAAGTCTTTTTCTTTGTTCCGTTGGAGTCTTGCACTGCAGCGTGTGTAAAGATGCATACAATAAAGGGTTTTTTAAAACCTAGGTTCTTAATAGTGAggctatttaaagaaagaaattaaggtagCTTAAGCCATCGATTGTATCAAAGAGGAAGTATGAAAAAGTACATTTGGAAATGCGTTATCAATATTGATTTTTGAAGAAACTTTGGTCAGTGTTAACtatgaagaaacatttttaaaacatttttgctcATTTGTAACAGGCCTTGTTTGACTTGTACTTATTTTGCTTGAAGTATCACTTGAAAAGATTTATTCCTATTCATAATTTAATTGTAACTATAATAATAAACTATATCATTGTAGCAAAAgtcacaacaataaaaaattttgcACTTCACAGTTACAAGCACAAATAGGTTCCAGCAACCGAAATTGAAGAAATCTTAAACTTTGACTGTCTTTACCTAAAGATTAGGTTAAAATTTGAGTAAGAACGCATTCACTCTGCGTGATTTCTCTGCTCTACAAATGTGTTAACTGCCTCTTTGAAGGTGGAGAAGTCACAACAGGGTTTGAAATCATCACAGATGTGTTACATTCATTTTCCTTGAGTATGCACTCCCCAAAATTGTTTCACAAAAAGGATGAAaatacttttgtgtatttttagccTGCTATTTATATCTTGGTTTTCTGAACATATATTAAATTTGACAAGAAACTGTATTTTATGTTCCATTAGCCTTAGtatgtgttttcaaaatatttattttaaaatgttgactcaAAAGTTAATATAAAACAATAGATGTGTAAAATTCTTTTGGTAGTTAAGAATATCCCATTCTGAAGTTTACAttctccttctttccagttttcatcttgtgtattttttaaacttttgaataATAATGACATGCAAATGTTAATTAAGTGGCAAAAAGCTGGTAGCAGACAGTATGGCATGGCCTAAAATCCCCATGTTGTCGGGAGTGTGCTAGTCCTCAGAAGCAGGTGTGTTTTATGTTCTAGAACACTGCCCCCTGCGTCGACAGCCTCCGGCGGTGGGGGTAAGTagaaggggatgaggggtcagcACTGGTTGACCCATGGCACCCTGGTGGAGATGGAGAGGTTTTTTCGCTCAGTGGTGCAGGCCATCAGGCAGGAGTGTCCAGACAGGGCCCTGGTGCAACTGTGTGCCCTAGCGTTAAGAGGATCTCCTAGAGTCATCTGCCTTACTTCGTGCCATTACAGAGAGATGGGAAATCATTGGGTTCTAGGACATGTTGGCTAGCCTAAATCTAACCCTTTTCTTTTATAGTAATAAAGAGTCATCAATGTTTTAAACTCTCCACTGTCAGCCCCCTGGGACTCAGGTAAACCAATTCTCTTTGGGAATCTGCCTTACAAGATGAAACCATAAGGCCCTCAGTTTCAATGTCAGGGATGCACACTGTACCTGGTGAAATTGTGGAGGAGTGaaaacttctgtacagcaaactGTACCTCCAAATCTTTAATGTCGAAATAAAGggcttttttccatttctgttttcagttcaCTTTTACTTGTTGCCATTGTCAATATCTAAGATAGTGTGTAAAAAAGGTTTCAAAAACAAGTTACAAAGAGCTTCAGTACATTAGTAGAATGGGAACTGAGGGAGAaacaattttggttttgttttgtttttgttttttgagatgtagtcttgctctgttgcccaggttggagtgcggtggcacgattttggctcactgcaacctccgcctcccaagtgtaagcaattctctgcctcagcctcccgagtagctgggattacaggcacccatcaccatgcccagctgattttgttgtatttttagtagagacagggtttcacatcttggccatgctgatcttgaactcctgaactcgtgatctacccacctcggcttcccaaagtgttgggattacaggcgtgagccactgcacccggccaataattttgttttctaaaatctttaaaatcattaattcttttctgttttacttttttattctctAATTTTATAAACAGTACACAGATACATTCCCATTGTAACAAAGATTGCTAAGAAGATTAGAATTTTCATCTCCTCACTTGCCTTTTTTCGTTAGTTCACTTCCTAACTAATGAAAGTCGTGGACCCGTTGTGTCTCATGTGTTCTTCAAGTTTGTGGGGACATAGCAGAGAATGAAGCAGCGTGCACCCTCATAGAGGAAGACAAATAGTAAATAAGTGTGTAACAGTGTCGGCAAGCAGttaatgattaaaagaaaaacaatagtgCATTGGATAGATAAGGTGACCAATGAAGGCTTCCCTGAGAAGGAGACATCTGATCACAggcctggggagggagagggagcctGTGACTCTCAAAATCCATGTTTCAGCTGGAGGTAACAGCAGGGACAAATGTCCTGATGGAGAAAAATGCTTGCAGGAACGACAGGGAGGCCAGTACAGCAAGGACTTCCTGAGCTGGAGGAAGGAGATTGGAGAGGGGTAGGAGCCAGAGCTTTGGGACCTTCAGTGTCTGACAAGGTGGGcagctgttttgttttgaagtGTGATGAGAAGCCGTTGGGGCTTTGGAACAGGGGAGCAACCAAATCTGATTTAGGTTTTAAATGTAACCCTGAACACTGGAGAACAGACTGGGTTGGAGTGTTTGTCTGCACAAAGCAGTCACTGTCCCACAGTTTAATATTTCCTTCCAGacatttcttgtgtgtgtgtgtgtgtgtgtgtgtgtgtgtctacaagCATACAAATGCAAATAggtattttaagataattttttgcaTACATAGAATTATATTGccttaaaaattgctttttacaaaagcaatatgtcatatatttacatattggtACCAGTAAACCTTCATTTTTTAATACAGTCTATATGTAGGGTCAGCACAATTTTTTTGTAACAGATCAGATAGTAAGTTCGTTAGGCTTTGTGGGCAAAGAGACCAAATCGAGGTATGTGGGTACTCATGTAGATGATTACATaatgagaaaaagacattttctacAAAATTTTTATTGACGAAactcaaatacaatttttttgtaatacaggtctattgagaaaaaaaataatttgtgggGGGGAATTACAGCATTTCATTTAATTGGAGTTCAGACTGAGTGTTCACATTAACATTGATTGCAAATGTCTATTAAGGCTGATATGTAATAAGATAGATTTTATGTATTTCActtttgaaaatgctttttccCACAGACAGATACTGCTGATTCGATGTCAGTCCACAAGCAGATAATTTGCATTGAGGATCTTCATAGCCTGGAAAACACTGATGGAATTCTCTTAGATTCTTCTCTTGGTGCCTGCCTCTTAGCCTGTCCTTATATTGCAGATTTATCACTTGCAATTGAAAAATAGGTTGAAGCTCCTCAATTGTGCAGTCAAATGGGTTTTGAAATAAGAAATTccgaccaggcatggtggctcacgcctgtaatcccagcactttgggaggccgaggtgggtggatcacttgtcaggagttcaagaccaacctgaccaacatagtgaaaccccatttctactaaaaatacaaaattagctgggcatggtggcacatgcctgtaatctcagctacttgggaggctgaggcagcagaatcacttgaacccgggagatggaggttgcagtgagccgagatcgcgccactgcactccagcccgggcaacaagagtgaaactccgtctcaaaaaaaaaaaaaggaaattccctTTGCTCTTGCACTCAgtctgttgttgttttgagatagggtctcactctgtcacccaaactggagtgcagtgacatggtcacagctcactgcagcctcagcctgctAAAGTTTGGGCTTAGGAAATAATGTCCACAGACAGCAGACAGTTTGCATGGAAATGGAGATCCCACTTCTTGTTTTAACCTTTGACAGCACAAGAGAGAATTGTTGTTGCTTATTTGTGGAAATGTGTCCCACCTGCCCCTTGGCACTGCCAATCATAGCTCTTCAACCACCGGAAGTCAGTTTGAATTGTCAAGTAGATAAAGCCGATTGGTCATCCTGAACTAGTGCACAGCTTGGCACCTAATTACTTTTCACTAATGAAGGAAGCACAGTGGTCCCATAGGTGCTGTGTGTTCACTAGCAAAAGCAGAAAAGTCCTTCCCACACCCCACTTATGCATGGGTTTGatagattttcttctttgttatgtTGATGGATTTTTACATGTCAGCACCTTGTACACATGTGTTGTGAGCTAATCTGAGCAATTTGGTCATGTCCAACTACCAGGGTCTTGTTCATCGATAATAGTCAGAAGTCGTTGGAGGTTGATGATGGTTAACTACTCTTCTACCATCTGTCTACCTGATCTTGTTGAAGGCAAGTCTCAGAaagacatttattaaacatttattggcAAGCAGTTAGGAAGTGGTCCACAAAAGTGACCAATATGCTAAAGGCCGAGTTCTCTGTCCTTTAGTGGAGTGTCCATACCTTATCTGAAAGGTTTGCCTTGGATACCCCCGCCCAGGGATACCAGCCACAACTCATACGAGATGTTTATGCTCTGTTATGTGTGGGTATTGGGTCCCCTGCAATATTTAAGTGTTCTTGAATCCATGAATCCATGAATTTAACCAACAAGAAACTATTTCTCACATCCATTATGCTGATTAACAAGCTGATGATGTCACTGATGACCACTCATTTTTGTCATCCATTTTGGCTTTTAACAAAGCATCTAATATTGGTCTGGAGGATTTATGGgagttggggtttttttgttgttgttttgagatagggtctcactctgtcacccaaactggagtgcagtgacatgatcgcagctcactgcagcctcaacttactgttctcaagcgatcctcccacctcagcatcctgagtagctgggactacagatgcaggctaccacacctggctatgttccccaggctggtctccaacttctgagctcatgcaatctgtccgcctctgcctcccaaagtgctgggattacagttgtgagccactgtgcccagcctatggtataatatattttgcaaattctGAGCATTCCAGAGAAACTGTGAATTACTATTGTAGCAAAtaaatagatatacatatattcattaaGTACATTAAATTGTTGCACTTTTGACTATTCAAATAATTCACAAGTGTATTAAGAACCCCCTTTCCCATCATCTGCCAGCGCAACTCACTGGGGCTGCAAAATTAAGCAATCCTAGCAACTTGGTGTGGGTTAGTCAGTCTTAACAGAAGGCTATTGACCATTTAACTGGTtggttgattcattcattcatttacatttcattttttatcagATGTTTACTCCATATCTACTATGTCCAATGTATAAACAGTGAGAGGTTAGGTTAATAGAAAGCTCTATCCCCTTGCTTTAAAGAACTTAGCTAAGCAGGGAAGGTACAGTCAAGATACTTTACACACAAGTATCAGGAAATTCAAAAGTGGGAGCAATTACTTTCCGTgggaatg of the Chlorocebus sabaeus isolate Y175 chromosome 8, mChlSab1.0.hap1, whole genome shotgun sequence genome contains:
- the MCPH1 gene encoding microcephalin isoform X4 — translated: MGAKVSKTFNKQVTHVIFKDGYQSTWDKAQKRGVKLVSVLWVEKCRTAGAHIDESLFPAANTNEHLPSLIKKKRKCMQPKDFNFKTPENDKRFQKKFEKMAKELQRQKTSLDDDVPILLFESNGSLTYSPTIKINSSHHSTMEKRLQEMKEKRENLSPTSSQMIQQSHDNPSNSLCEAPLNISHDTLCSDESIAGGLHSSFDDLCGNSGCGNQERKLGGSINDTKSDMCISSLVLKTNNTHLSPSFAHLGKSSPQKFLSNLSKEEINLQRNIVGKIVTPDQKQAAGMSQETFEEKYRLSPTLSSTKGHLLIHSRPRSSSVKRKRVAYGFCSPPKEKCKRKRSIRRSIMPRLQLCRSEGSLQRMAGPALEALSCGESSYDDYFSPDNLKERNSENLPPESQLPSNPAQFSCRSLSKKERTSIFEMSDFSCVGKKTRTVDITSFTAKTICSPQKTASGEGRATLSCVTSEESSAPEETLRYCRQAGPQQKEDAWPEGNGFSYTIEDPALPKGHDGDLTPLEGILEEVKEAVGLKSTQDKGTTSKISNSSEGEAPSEHEPRSVVDCNVERSAEEKENLPGGYSGSM
- the MCPH1 gene encoding microcephalin isoform X2; the protein is MAAPILKDVVAYVEVWSSNGTENYSKTFTTQLVDMGAKVSKTFNKQVTHVIFKDGYQSTWDKAQKRGVKLVSVLWVEKCRTAGAHIDESLFPAANTNEHLPSLIKKKRKCMQPKDFNFKTPENDKRFQKKFEKMAKELQRQKTSLDDDVPILLFESNGSLTYSPTIKINSSHHSTMEKRLQEMKEKRENLSPTSSQMIQQSHDNPSNSLCEAPLNISHDTLCSDESIAGGLHSSFDDLCGNSGCGNQERKLGGSINDTKSDMCISSLVLKTNNTHLSPSFAHLGKSSPQKFLSNLSKEEINLQRNIVGKIVTPDQKQAAGMSQETFEEKYRLSPTLSSTKGHLLIHSRPRSSSVKRKRVAYGFCSPPKEKCKRKRSIRRSIMPRLQLCRSEGSLQRMAGPALEALSCGESSYDDYFSPDNLKERNSENLPPESQLPSNPAQFSCRSLSKKERTSIFEMSDFSCVGKKTRTVDITSFTAKTICSPQKTASGEGRATLSCVTSEESSAPEETLRYCRQAGPQQKEDAWPEGNGFSYTIEDPALPKGHDGDLTPLEGILEEVKEAVGLKSTQDKGTTSKISNSSEGEAPSEHEPRSVVDCNVERSAEEKENLPGGYSGSVKNRPTRRDVLDGSCDSFKDLIKPHEELKTSGKGKKPTRTLVMTSMPSEKQNVVIQVVDKLKGFSIAPDVCETTTHVLSGKPLRTLNVLLGIARGCWVLSYDWVLWSLELGHWISEEPFELSNHFPAAPLCRRECHLSAGPYRGTLFADQPVMFVSPASSPPVAKLCELVHLCGGRVSQVPRQASIVIGPYSGKKKATVKYLSEKWVLDSITQHKVCASEKYLLPQ
- the MCPH1 gene encoding microcephalin isoform X1 — protein: MGAKVSKTFNKQVTHVIFKDGYQSTWDKAQKRGVKLVSVLWVEKCRTAGAHIDESLFPAANTNEHLPSLIKKKRKCMQPKDFNFKTPENDKRFQKKFEKMAKELQRQKTSLDDDVPILLFESNGSLTYSPTIKINSSHHSTMEKRLQEMKEKRENLSPTSSQMIQQSHDNPSNSLCEAPLNISHDTLCSDESIAGGLHSSFDDLCGNSGCGNQERKLGGSINDTKSDMCISSLVLKTNNTHLSPSFAHLGKSSPQKFLSNLSKEEINLQRNIVGKIVTPDQKQAAGMSQETFEEKYRLSPTLSSTKGHLLIHSRPRSSSVKRKRVAYGFCSPPKEKCKRKRSIRRSIMPRLQLCRSEGSLQRMAGPALEALSCGESSYDDYFSPDNLKERNSENLPPESQLPSNPAQFSCRSLSKKERTSIFEMSDFSCVGKKTRTVDITSFTAKTICSPQKTASGEGRATLSCVTSEESSAPEETLRYCRQAGPQQKEDAWPEGNGFSYTIEDPALPKGHDGDLTPLEGILEEVKEAVGLKSTQDKGTTSKISNSSEGEAPSEHEPRSVVDCNVERSAEEKENLPGGYSGSVKNRPTRRDVLDGSCDSFKDLIKPHEELKTSGKGKKPTRTLVMTSMPSEKQNVVIQVVDKLKGFSIAPDVCETTTHVLSGKPLRTLNVLLGIARGCWVLSYDWVLWSLELGHWISEEPFELSNHFPAAPLCRRECHLSAGPYRGTLFADQPVMFVSPASSPPVAKLCELVHLCGGRVSQVPRQASIVIGPYSGKKKATVKYLSEKWVLDSITQHKVCASEKYLLPQ